In one Cloacibacillus porcorum genomic region, the following are encoded:
- a CDS encoding CaiB/BaiF CoA transferase family protein has translation MGKPLDGILVVDFTIYFAGPSAGKILADWGANVIKVEPLEGEPGRYSGAVMGLRADDGSNPYWELLNGGKRTISINMKSTDGQKIMDRLLARANIFISNCRLQALSRLGLEYETMSVKHPHIIWGHICGYGHNGDESGKPGFDAAAFWSRSGALLDVADKDGNPLTNPFAMGDIATGCSLAGGVAACLYKQAMSGRGEKVVTSLYATGIWHSACLVQSTWHGDEWPKSRRQPFSPLYNSFRCKDGRWLYISIMEYKRYFSVLCRVVGRPELIVDPRFNNEPVLREHCAVFTKILDEAFMEKDYAEWDRLLIEADIVHDRIGHFKDVASDPQALANNYVYFTHDREGTDELIPATPVQFGEWNMEHKNAPLMGENTDEIMTELGYCQEDVEHFKKGGAIR, from the coding sequence ATGGGTAAACCTTTGGATGGTATATTGGTAGTAGATTTTACGATATATTTCGCCGGCCCGTCTGCCGGAAAAATTTTAGCAGACTGGGGGGCAAATGTCATAAAGGTTGAGCCGTTAGAGGGAGAACCTGGGCGTTATTCAGGTGCGGTTATGGGATTGAGGGCGGACGATGGTTCCAACCCATATTGGGAGCTGTTAAACGGGGGAAAACGCACGATATCAATAAATATGAAGAGCACTGATGGACAAAAAATCATGGACCGCCTACTAGCGCGGGCTAATATTTTTATTTCTAACTGCCGGCTGCAGGCGTTATCTCGTCTAGGATTGGAATATGAAACAATGTCGGTCAAGCATCCTCACATTATCTGGGGTCACATATGCGGATATGGGCATAACGGAGATGAGTCTGGGAAACCTGGATTTGACGCTGCCGCATTTTGGTCTCGTTCTGGAGCGCTCTTGGATGTGGCGGATAAAGACGGCAATCCGCTGACTAATCCGTTTGCAATGGGGGATATAGCTACCGGCTGTTCACTTGCGGGCGGTGTTGCCGCCTGCCTTTATAAACAAGCGATGTCTGGACGGGGAGAAAAGGTGGTAACGTCGCTTTATGCGACAGGTATTTGGCATTCCGCATGTTTAGTCCAGTCAACATGGCATGGCGATGAATGGCCTAAAAGCCGCAGGCAGCCATTTAGCCCTCTGTACAACTCATTCCGCTGTAAAGACGGCAGGTGGCTGTATATATCTATTATGGAATATAAGCGTTACTTTAGTGTTCTTTGCCGTGTCGTTGGCAGGCCGGAGTTAATCGTTGATCCACGTTTTAACAATGAGCCGGTGCTGCGAGAACATTGTGCTGTTTTTACGAAAATACTGGATGAGGCTTTTATGGAAAAAGATTATGCGGAATGGGATCGTTTATTGATAGAGGCGGACATCGTACATGATCGTATCGGTCATTTCAAAGATGTGGCAAGTGATCCGCAGGCGTTAGCGAACAATTATGTCTACTTTACACATGACAGGGAAGGTACGGATGAATTGATCCCCGCAACCCCTGTGCAATTTGGCGAGTGGAACATGGAGCATAAGAACGCTCCACTGATGGGCGAAAATACAGATGAAATAATGACAGAACTAGGCTATTGCCAGGAGGATGTTGAGCATTTTAAAAAAGGCGGCGCTATTCGTTAG
- the nhaC gene encoding Na+/H+ antiporter NhaC produces MAENRTFRKPTLAEAVIVVLALFLPITIGNIIFGYNIILMLLVAGSLASLMAMRIGWRWKEIETSIIKHLDGAMPCVFILFMIGVVVASFIFAGSIPMLIYYGMHMVNPKFLILCSLLICSVLSVATGSSWTSAGTAGVALMGIAMGLEVPLSPVLGAIVAGAVIGDKLSPLSDTTNLAAMATGVYLYDHIRSMLWTTVPAFIVAAVIYTVYGLTSISGGSLESENVTIMLRQMDQIYNWNILLMIPFVIMIGGALLKYPAVPCMFGASLVAIVLGVYVQGFSFADGVNCLMSGFKVSMATSSGIDMEAISPAVLKLLHRGGLNSMFFTICIVISAYTYTGIAQGAGYFDILLEHLVGKKASQGMTVLIAVISGIFLTIFGGISYIPIIMLGTLFKKPFLRHNLDLSNLSRTCEDTGTMFIACVPWASSGVYYHGVFGVSVLTFAPWIIISFICPVLAVIYGYTGFGMKKISPEEAKRQLAALEAEDSVIA; encoded by the coding sequence ATGGCTGAAAACAGAACATTCCGTAAACCTACATTAGCCGAAGCCGTCATTGTTGTACTGGCACTTTTTCTTCCGATCACTATAGGAAATATAATATTTGGCTACAATATTATTTTAATGTTGCTGGTCGCGGGCTCCCTAGCCTCTTTAATGGCCATGCGCATTGGCTGGCGATGGAAAGAAATTGAAACTTCCATCATAAAGCATTTGGACGGAGCCATGCCTTGTGTGTTCATACTGTTTATGATTGGTGTCGTAGTCGCATCGTTTATTTTTGCCGGCTCCATACCGATGCTTATCTACTATGGAATGCACATGGTAAACCCTAAATTCCTGATACTCTGCTCGCTGTTGATTTGTTCCGTGTTGTCCGTAGCAACAGGTTCGTCTTGGACTTCTGCCGGTACTGCTGGTGTCGCTCTGATGGGTATTGCCATGGGGCTCGAAGTTCCGCTTTCTCCCGTTCTTGGAGCTATCGTTGCCGGTGCAGTCATTGGTGACAAATTATCCCCTCTTTCCGATACTACGAATCTTGCCGCGATGGCCACCGGTGTTTATCTTTATGACCATATCAGAAGCATGCTGTGGACGACTGTTCCGGCTTTTATAGTTGCCGCAGTCATTTATACAGTCTATGGTTTAACCAGTATTTCCGGAGGTTCTCTAGAGTCTGAGAATGTTACGATTATGCTGCGGCAGATGGATCAAATATATAATTGGAATATACTTTTGATGATTCCGTTTGTCATTATGATCGGCGGAGCTCTTTTGAAATATCCCGCAGTTCCCTGTATGTTCGGGGCGTCACTGGTAGCCATTGTTTTGGGAGTCTATGTACAGGGGTTTAGTTTTGCTGACGGCGTTAATTGCCTGATGTCTGGTTTCAAGGTAAGTATGGCCACATCTTCAGGCATAGACATGGAAGCTATTTCTCCCGCTGTTTTAAAGCTTCTACATCGCGGTGGTTTAAACAGCATGTTCTTTACAATTTGTATTGTCATCAGCGCATATACCTATACTGGAATCGCTCAGGGCGCAGGCTATTTTGATATATTGCTGGAACACCTTGTCGGTAAAAAGGCATCACAGGGTATGACCGTTCTTATAGCGGTTATTTCAGGAATATTTCTGACGATTTTTGGCGGTATCAGTTACATTCCGATCATTATGCTTGGCACGTTATTTAAAAAGCCGTTCCTGCGTCACAATCTTGACCTCAGCAACTTATCGCGTACCTGCGAAGATACTGGTACGATGTTCATTGCCTGTGTTCCTTGGGCGTCCTCAGGGGTTTATTATCACGGAGTCTTTGGTGTCAGCGTGCTTACCTTTGCTCCCTGGATTATAATTTCTTTCATTTGTCCGGTTCTTGCCGTCATTTACGGGTACACTGGCTTTGGGATGAAAAAGATATCGCCAGAGGAGGCAAAGCGTCAGTTGGCTGCATTAGAAGCAGAGGATTCCGTTATCGCGTAG
- a CDS encoding glutamate--tRNA ligase: MTDKVRVRFAPSPTGSLHIGGAHTALFNWLLARRTGGAFVLRIEDTDLERSTKEYEQSILDGMRWMGLDWDEGPDKGGDYGPYRQSERMHLYKKYTQQLLDEGKAYEQDGAVFFKVLPGKHIHFHDEVYGDIDVESENASVNQDGTIKDIVIMKRDGMPTYNYAVVIDDYTMGINMVIRGEDHVINTPKQLLIYDALGFERPGFAHLPMILGKDKKKLSKRQGATSVFEYNDLGYLPDGVFNFLALLGWSPRSGEEIFSRAEAVELFDIKNVTRKPAVLDIDKLNHINQEQMKRMAPEKLLEVIRPFWIQMGLPVDKFGDGYLAASLKTMGGRGQTTIQVAEYSDYFLDFAKVQERYDGGDIKEELRPKLKKIYGELLAAWGDGTPEHLHEQAQTIFAANESSMKESATPMRWALTGRKVSPGVFEVASQLGKEETKKRLEFYGLV; encoded by the coding sequence ATGACCGATAAGGTAAGAGTAAGATTCGCACCGAGCCCGACGGGATCGCTCCACATCGGCGGAGCTCACACCGCGCTCTTCAACTGGCTGCTCGCGCGCCGGACTGGCGGCGCCTTCGTGCTTCGCATCGAGGATACCGACCTGGAGCGTTCGACAAAAGAATACGAACAGAGCATCCTCGACGGCATGCGCTGGATGGGGCTGGATTGGGACGAAGGCCCCGACAAGGGCGGCGATTACGGCCCTTACCGCCAGTCAGAGCGTATGCACCTTTATAAAAAATACACGCAGCAGCTCCTCGACGAGGGCAAGGCCTACGAACAGGACGGCGCGGTCTTCTTCAAAGTTTTGCCGGGCAAACACATCCACTTCCACGACGAAGTCTACGGCGACATCGACGTCGAGAGTGAAAACGCCTCCGTCAATCAGGACGGCACCATAAAAGATATCGTCATTATGAAGCGCGACGGCATGCCGACCTACAATTACGCCGTCGTCATCGACGACTACACGATGGGGATAAACATGGTCATCCGCGGCGAGGACCACGTCATCAACACACCGAAACAGCTCCTAATCTACGACGCCCTCGGCTTTGAGAGGCCGGGATTCGCGCACCTGCCAATGATACTTGGCAAAGACAAGAAAAAACTCTCGAAGCGCCAGGGCGCGACCTCCGTATTTGAATACAACGATCTGGGCTACCTCCCCGACGGCGTATTCAACTTCCTCGCGCTGCTCGGCTGGTCGCCGAGAAGCGGCGAGGAGATATTCTCCCGCGCCGAGGCGGTGGAGCTCTTCGACATCAAAAACGTCACGAGAAAACCCGCGGTGCTTGACATCGACAAACTCAACCACATAAACCAGGAACAGATGAAGCGCATGGCTCCGGAAAAACTGCTTGAAGTCATACGCCCGTTCTGGATACAGATGGGGCTGCCCGTGGACAAATTCGGCGACGGCTACCTCGCCGCCTCGCTCAAGACGATGGGCGGACGCGGCCAGACGACAATACAGGTTGCTGAATACAGCGACTACTTCCTCGACTTCGCCAAAGTGCAGGAGCGTTACGACGGCGGCGACATCAAAGAAGAGCTGCGTCCGAAGCTCAAAAAAATCTACGGCGAACTGCTTGCGGCGTGGGGAGACGGCACCCCCGAACACCTCCACGAACAGGCTCAGACGATCTTCGCCGCCAACGAAAGTTCGATGAAAGAGTCCGCGACGCCAATGCGCTGGGCCCTCACAGGGCGCAAGGTCAGCCCTGGAGTCTTCGAGGTAGCAAGCCAGCTCGGAAAAGAAGAGACGAAAAAACGGCTGGAATTTTACGGCCTGGTTTAA
- a CDS encoding transposase — MDRQIAAMVAEINTPLLTIPGIGFRTAAVILAEIGDIRRFKKPDQLQAFAGLDPSTYQSGKFNAANTPMVKHGSTYLRWSLMQAARLCSIHCRDFRNYMEHKIAQGKHYFVALGHLSKKLIRVIFHMLYTNEVFVSMAA; from the coding sequence TTGGACAGACAGATCGCGGCTATGGTCGCTGAAATAAATACGCCGCTGCTGACGATTCCTGGTATTGGCTTTCGTACCGCCGCCGTCATACTTGCGGAGATAGGCGATATACGACGCTTCAAAAAACCTGACCAGCTTCAGGCCTTCGCTGGACTTGACCCGTCCACATATCAATCCGGCAAGTTCAACGCGGCGAACACGCCTATGGTCAAACACGGTTCGACATATCTGCGCTGGTCTCTGATGCAGGCGGCAAGGCTCTGTTCTATCCACTGCCGTGACTTTCGAAACTATATGGAGCACAAGATTGCCCAGGGAAAACATTACTTTGTCGCTTTGGGACATCTTTCAAAAAAACTCATACGCGTTATATTCCACATGCTTTATACAAACGAGGTATTCGTTTCAATGGCTGCCTGA
- a CDS encoding IS256 family transposase, whose translation MAKDKKITHKVQMTDGKRDIIRYLLQEYDIKSAKDIQDALKDLLGGTIKEMMETEMDEHLGYKKSQRSEGSDYRNGYKQKHVNSSFGEFCIDVPQDRESSFDPKIVRKRQKDISEIDQKIISMYAKGMTTRQISATIQDIYGFDVSEGFISDVTDKIMPQIEEWQNRALSEVYPIVFIDAIHYSVREDNAVKKLAAYVILGINSNGIKEVLCLQVGENESAKYWLTVLNSLKNRGVKDIFILCADGLSGMREAVESAFPQTEYQRCLIHQVRSTMKYVVEKDRKEFAADLKTIYQAPDESHALEAREHVAEKWGLKYANAVKGWERNWDTISPIFKFSCQVRKVIYTTNAIESLNSTYRRLNSQRSVFPSAGALLKALYLATFEATKKWSMPVRNWRSILGELAVMYEGRMPE comes from the coding sequence ATGGCAAAAGATAAGAAGATTACTCACAAAGTTCAGATGACAGACGGGAAAAGAGATATCATCAGATACCTACTTCAGGAATACGATATCAAATCTGCAAAGGATATCCAGGATGCGCTGAAAGATCTTCTGGGGGGTACGATTAAAGAGATGATGGAGACTGAGATGGACGAACATCTCGGTTATAAGAAATCTCAGCGTTCAGAAGGCAGCGACTACCGCAACGGATACAAACAAAAGCATGTAAACTCAAGTTTTGGAGAGTTTTGCATAGACGTTCCTCAGGACAGGGAATCCAGCTTCGATCCTAAGATAGTAAGAAAGCGACAAAAAGATATTTCCGAGATAGACCAGAAAATAATATCTATGTACGCTAAAGGAATGACTACCCGTCAGATATCGGCAACGATACAGGATATTTACGGGTTCGACGTTTCAGAAGGCTTCATATCGGATGTGACTGACAAGATAATGCCGCAGATCGAAGAATGGCAGAACAGGGCACTCTCCGAAGTCTATCCCATTGTTTTTATAGATGCGATTCATTATTCTGTCAGGGAAGATAACGCTGTAAAGAAGCTCGCAGCCTATGTAATACTTGGAATCAACAGCAACGGTATAAAAGAAGTGCTTTGTCTGCAGGTGGGAGAAAATGAAAGCGCCAAATACTGGCTGACAGTCCTGAATTCCCTGAAGAACCGTGGTGTAAAGGATATCTTCATTCTCTGTGCAGACGGCCTTAGCGGAATGCGCGAAGCAGTAGAAAGTGCGTTCCCGCAGACTGAATACCAGCGCTGCCTTATACATCAGGTCAGGAGCACTATGAAATATGTGGTTGAAAAAGACCGCAAAGAATTTGCCGCAGACCTAAAAACAATATATCAAGCTCCCGACGAGTCCCATGCGCTGGAAGCGAGGGAGCATGTTGCTGAGAAGTGGGGATTAAAATATGCAAATGCAGTGAAGGGGTGGGAGCGCAACTGGGATACGATCTCTCCGATATTTAAATTTTCTTGCCAGGTAAGAAAGGTCATTTACACGACAAACGCGATAGAAAGCCTTAATTCCACCTATCGCAGGCTCAACAGCCAAAGAAGCGTATTCCCCAGCGCAGGCGCCCTTCTGAAAGCCTTATATCTTGCTACTTTTGAAGCAACCAAGAAATGGAGTATGCCAGTTAGGAACTGGCGCAGTATCCTTGGTGAACTAGCTGTAATGTATGAAGGACGGATGCCTGAATAG
- a CDS encoding LysR family transcriptional regulator, whose translation MDINKLQVFLKVIEHNNLTKAAESLGYTQSGITHIINGIEKEVGFRLLKRCHSGVSLTPEGEQLIQFFTDLVDINHQMNHKIMQVKGLTQGSIRIGSYTSVTLFYLPEILKEFLKQHPNIDISLMKGNCSDMEKCLDEGTIDVAFLSQQDYHSYDFIELLQDPIYAAMSPENQLAEYDPLPIKMLNNAPILHFVAPTGRDLDVEKILTQITPRVVYTTNFDYSLISMARQNLGVCLVPGLIAENEKDGVVLRELSPHCYRTLGMAVPLLSDASPATKSFIECAEMVVKKQKTTQVQTDK comes from the coding sequence ATGGATATCAATAAGCTGCAGGTATTTTTAAAAGTTATAGAACATAATAACCTGACGAAAGCTGCAGAATCCTTAGGTTATACTCAATCAGGAATAACTCACATTATAAACGGGATAGAAAAAGAGGTTGGCTTCCGTCTGCTAAAACGTTGTCATTCGGGCGTCTCCCTGACACCAGAAGGAGAACAGTTGATACAATTTTTTACAGATTTAGTAGATATTAATCATCAAATGAATCACAAAATAATGCAGGTTAAGGGTCTGACGCAGGGCAGTATCCGCATAGGCAGTTATACAAGCGTAACTTTATTTTATCTGCCGGAGATTTTAAAAGAATTTCTCAAACAACATCCGAATATAGACATCTCGCTAATGAAAGGCAATTGCAGCGATATGGAAAAATGTCTTGATGAAGGCACTATTGACGTCGCGTTTTTAAGTCAGCAGGATTACCATAGCTATGATTTTATTGAACTGCTGCAAGATCCTATTTATGCTGCAATGTCGCCAGAAAACCAGTTGGCTGAGTACGACCCACTGCCGATTAAAATGCTCAACAATGCTCCAATACTACATTTTGTCGCCCCCACGGGCCGAGATTTAGATGTGGAAAAAATTCTAACCCAGATAACCCCAAGGGTTGTCTATACCACCAATTTTGATTATTCACTGATAAGCATGGCGCGGCAAAACTTGGGGGTTTGCTTGGTACCTGGACTAATTGCCGAAAACGAAAAGGACGGAGTAGTTTTAAGGGAACTATCACCGCATTGTTACCGCACATTGGGAATGGCTGTACCTTTGTTGTCAGATGCTTCCCCTGCCACAAAATCCTTTATAGAATGTGCTGAAATGGTTGTGAAAAAACAAAAGACAACACAGGTACAGACTGACAAATAA
- a CDS encoding AMP-binding protein, giving the protein MIYVDDTTIRQWLEKRAKDEADRVFCIYEDVPITYGEIEEKVNRLANGFLDLGFRRGDRIAIMIPNHPDFFFMVFACAKVGLTYIPLNTNLKGANLDLLLQLSDPRALLVDESFADIIAESLRRVGLNNIKFIFTRGNADFSETGIAHQLPFSSVGADAEATPPIVPGAGPEDVLAISYTSGTTGVPKGVLLTDRMLRTCAKGAAIANEAGPGEVMLMWESFCHIGGVQMICVCLIYLSVMALLPRFSASRFWDQARHYKATRVHYLGSVLPILLKQPPRADDKNHSVKIAWGAGAARQVWKEFEDRFGVQIHEAYGMTECSSLTTVCLDGKIGSIGKPLPYFEVRIMGDDGKIVPVGKLGEIQVRGKQSGLILKGYFRNPEATSKCLLPDGWFATGDLAYMDEEGYIFFKGRSKDSLRINGENVSAWEVERVINEYPDIEECAVIGVPGELGGDDMKVFIKCVSGRNRPNPADIAKWCEPRMAKYQIPRYYTFIDSFEKTESQRTKKNGLSRSTDDSWDRYAK; this is encoded by the coding sequence ATGATTTATGTCGATGATACAACAATAAGACAATGGCTTGAGAAACGAGCGAAAGATGAAGCGGATAGGGTTTTCTGCATTTATGAGGACGTACCTATCACATATGGTGAAATAGAGGAAAAAGTTAACCGGCTTGCAAATGGTTTTCTCGATCTTGGTTTCCGGCGCGGAGATCGTATCGCTATAATGATCCCCAATCACCCGGACTTTTTCTTTATGGTATTTGCCTGCGCAAAAGTTGGTTTGACATATATTCCCCTCAATACCAACCTCAAAGGTGCCAACCTCGACCTGCTGCTGCAGCTTTCTGACCCACGTGCTCTGCTCGTTGACGAAAGTTTTGCGGATATTATAGCGGAGAGTTTGAGGCGAGTCGGCTTGAATAATATCAAGTTTATCTTCACGCGCGGCAATGCCGATTTCTCTGAAACTGGTATTGCTCACCAACTACCTTTTTCTTCGGTAGGTGCGGATGCTGAAGCTACTCCTCCTATCGTTCCAGGCGCAGGACCTGAAGATGTGCTGGCGATCTCCTATACATCAGGAACCACTGGTGTACCTAAGGGAGTCTTATTGACAGATAGAATGTTGCGCACGTGTGCTAAAGGCGCGGCGATTGCCAATGAGGCTGGTCCTGGTGAAGTAATGCTGATGTGGGAGTCATTCTGCCATATTGGCGGCGTGCAGATGATATGTGTATGCTTGATCTATCTTTCCGTTATGGCTTTGCTTCCTCGTTTCAGCGCGTCGCGTTTCTGGGATCAGGCCCGACATTACAAAGCAACGCGTGTGCACTATCTGGGAAGTGTATTGCCGATCTTATTAAAACAGCCGCCAAGAGCCGATGATAAAAATCACTCGGTAAAAATCGCCTGGGGGGCAGGTGCTGCCCGTCAGGTTTGGAAAGAGTTTGAGGATCGTTTTGGTGTGCAGATTCATGAGGCATATGGCATGACCGAATGTTCCAGCCTGACGACGGTCTGTCTCGATGGCAAAATTGGTTCTATCGGTAAACCACTGCCTTACTTTGAGGTACGCATCATGGGAGATGACGGCAAAATCGTACCGGTAGGGAAACTTGGTGAGATTCAGGTTAGAGGCAAACAGTCAGGGCTCATTCTCAAAGGATACTTCCGAAATCCGGAAGCGACAAGTAAATGCCTACTTCCCGATGGTTGGTTTGCCACTGGTGATTTAGCTTACATGGACGAGGAGGGGTATATCTTTTTTAAGGGTAGGTCAAAAGATAGCCTTCGCATTAACGGAGAAAATGTTTCGGCCTGGGAAGTGGAGCGGGTCATCAATGAATATCCAGATATTGAGGAATGCGCCGTTATAGGCGTTCCCGGTGAATTGGGCGGGGATGATATGAAGGTATTCATAAAGTGTGTCTCTGGCAGGAACAGACCGAATCCCGCCGACATTGCCAAATGGTGTGAACCACGGATGGCTAAATATCAAATCCCACGTTATTACACGTTTATAGATTCGTTCGAAAAAACAGAAAGCCAACGAACAAAGAAAAATGGACTTTCACGCTCTACTGATGATAGTTGGGACCGATATGCAAAGTAA
- a CDS encoding IS110 family transposase, which produces MVLIYVGIDVAKDKHDCCILGDSGTCLRESFSFSNDKEGFSKLIAAISAVSGKSADSSQIRTGLEATGHYSANLVAFLRSSGFQPVVFNPLRVKLYRQAISLRRTKTDKADAKCIAGILMSEVSSPVTVSYQIQELKSLTRHRHRLVAICSRSKVSMSRMVDLLFPELPSLGLRTGQASTLALMAELPGADMIAACRIDRLTNILRYASKGRYGREKAEAIKSMAKKGV; this is translated from the coding sequence ATGGTCTTGATTTATGTTGGTATTGATGTTGCCAAGGATAAGCATGACTGCTGCATTCTTGGCGATTCTGGCACGTGTCTGCGGGAGTCTTTCTCCTTTTCGAACGACAAGGAAGGTTTTTCAAAGCTCATTGCCGCCATTTCGGCTGTTTCCGGAAAGAGCGCAGACTCTTCTCAGATAAGGACAGGACTTGAAGCTACCGGACATTACAGCGCAAACCTTGTGGCTTTCCTCCGTTCCAGCGGATTTCAACCCGTGGTGTTCAACCCTTTGCGCGTGAAGCTTTATCGACAGGCAATTTCACTGCGCAGAACAAAAACAGACAAGGCCGACGCAAAATGTATCGCGGGGATACTGATGTCAGAAGTCTCAAGTCCTGTCACTGTATCTTACCAGATTCAGGAGCTAAAGTCTCTTACACGCCACAGGCACAGGCTAGTTGCCATTTGCAGCAGATCAAAGGTTTCCATGTCCAGAATGGTCGACTTGCTTTTTCCAGAACTGCCCTCTTTAGGGCTCAGAACGGGGCAGGCGTCTACACTGGCGCTTATGGCAGAACTGCCGGGGGCGGATATGATTGCCGCGTGTCGCATCGACCGGCTGACAAATATCCTGCGTTACGCATCAAAGGGCAGGTATGGGAGAGAAAAGGCTGAGGCAATAAAATCAATGGCGAAGAAGGGCGTGTGA
- a CDS encoding enoyl-CoA hydratase/isomerase family protein, whose product MSSVIIYEKRDKVAYITINRPEVYNALNNETKHELFLAIKDYSKDDSLRCAVLTGAGKNAFCAGQDFNESHDIKPDKAKEWIDSFLPFYDEIRGLEKPIVCVVNGACAGSGFQLPLLCDIRIATPNARFGMTEIDAGFPTITGSSLLWTNLGKSLTVDLSLTGRLMSAEEALHHGLISKIIPWEKLDEEVAAYCEMLCSKPPTAIRTMKKWFNMIEEPQYRASFYYAAEAHFRGYASGEPKIWQERFMAKHKARKEAKSKD is encoded by the coding sequence ATGAGTTCTGTAATTATCTATGAGAAGAGGGACAAAGTTGCCTATATCACAATTAATCGTCCCGAAGTGTATAATGCACTCAATAACGAAACGAAGCATGAACTATTCCTGGCGATTAAGGATTATTCAAAAGACGATTCCCTGCGCTGCGCGGTATTGACAGGCGCAGGCAAAAATGCCTTTTGCGCCGGCCAAGACTTCAACGAAAGCCACGATATCAAGCCCGACAAAGCTAAGGAATGGATTGACTCATTCCTGCCATTCTATGATGAAATCAGAGGGCTTGAGAAACCGATAGTCTGTGTGGTTAACGGCGCGTGTGCCGGATCAGGTTTCCAGCTTCCTTTGCTTTGCGACATTCGCATTGCGACGCCAAATGCGCGTTTTGGTATGACGGAGATCGACGCAGGATTCCCCACAATCACCGGCAGCAGTCTCCTGTGGACAAACCTTGGAAAGAGCCTTACTGTAGATCTGTCTTTGACCGGACGTCTGATGAGTGCAGAGGAAGCTCTGCATCATGGTTTGATCTCAAAGATTATTCCTTGGGAAAAACTGGACGAAGAGGTTGCGGCGTATTGTGAAATGCTTTGCTCTAAGCCGCCGACGGCGATTCGCACGATGAAGAAGTGGTTCAATATGATTGAAGAGCCGCAGTATCGCGCCAGCTTCTATTACGCGGCGGAGGCTCATTTCCGTGGCTATGCATCGGGTGAACCTAAGATTTGGCAGGAACGCTTTATGGCTAAGCATAAGGCAAGAAAAGAGGCAAAGAGTAAAGATTGA